One Drechmeria coniospora strain ARSEF 6962 chromosome 01, whole genome shotgun sequence genomic region harbors:
- a CDS encoding Glucan synthesis regulatory protein: MANSGFGIALRSFWHTMTSNDRHSSFDSPQRTGRHVPLHDGRSGIMTGVATASESRADVSSPYCDDSGRASPSDVGGLRTPSNGAYSPGLRSLSAKRSEGLEVPSSNGGDVPMQPFEDGLAPPPPVLHSWTRIDAWAEENYCELWDQLGEGATTNDLNDLEHQLDCSLPQDVRESLTIHDGQERGGRPTGIIFGSMLMDCEEIVQEWETWRRVNHQFLLDTANAKPPTPTKAVGGGVEASSSKQRPSTSSSDNPEEWRQTLLSRQGSVPANAVQKAYAHIGWIPLVRDWGGNNLAVDLAPGPGGRWGQIILFGRDYDTKYVVARSWAAFLALVADDLNSGKWFVDDDSGELKLREFKDARVEPAYFSILRWRMDQKHGRRAAKRVSMTPAKMGSPRGSRSNSPYASPPETSGDMRGRSLQRLSASSPLASPMRSMYGKAPLSKVTEELTIQDMPTPELQPSKLVEVETPRDSEEEKAELSILAPPEPEVPKDKEMEKPSSKTNGKQPAAVDDLMKTIEI, translated from the exons ATGGCGAACTCAGG TTTCGGCATCGCCCTCCGCTCCTTCTGGCACACCATGACCAGCAACGATAGAC ACTCCTCCTTCGACTCCCCGCAACGGACGGGACGCCATGTTCCGCTGCACGACGGACGGAGCGGCATCATGACGGGCGTCGCGACGGCATCCGAATCTCGCGCCGACGTCAGCTCCCCGTACTGTGACGATTCCGGACGCGCGTCCCCCTCGGATGTCGGTGGCTTGAGGACGCCCTCCAACGGCGCCTACTCGCCGGGCCTGCGGTCCTTGTCCGCCAAGAGGTCGGAAGGCCTCGAGGTGCCGAGCTcaaacggcggcgacgttcCGATGCAGCCGTTCGAGGACGGCCTCGCACCCCCGCCCCCCGTCCTCCACTCGTGGACGAGGATAGACGCCTGGGCCGAGGAGAACTACTGCGAGCTCTGGGACCaactcggcgagggcgccacCACCAACGACCTCAACGACCTCGAGCATCAGCTCGACTGCTCCCTGCCGCAGGACGTGCGCGAGTCTCTCACCATCCACGACGGCCAGGAGCGGGGAGGCAGGCCCACCGGCATCATCTTCGGCTCCATGCTCATGGACTGCGAGGAGATTGTGCAAGAGTGGGAGACGTGGAGGCGGGTCAACCACCAGTTCCTGCTCGACACGGCCAACGCCAAgcctccgacgccgaccaaggccgtcggaggcggtgtcgaggcgtcgtcgtcgaagcagcggccgtcgacgtcgtcgtccgacaaCCCCGAGGAGTGGCGCCAGACCCTGCTGTCGAGGCAGGGCTCGGTGCCTGCCAACGCGGTGCAGAAGGCCTACGCCCACATCGGCTGGATCCCTCTCGTCCGCGACTGGGGCGGCAACAACTTGGCCGTCGACTTGGCTCCCGGCCCCGGCGGTCGGTGGGGGCAGATCATCCTCTTCGGCCGCGACTACGACACCAAGTACGTCGTTGCCCGCTCCTgggccgccttcctcgccctcgtcgccgacgacctcaaCAGCGGAAAGTggttcgtcgacgacgacagcggcgAGCTCAAGCTGAGGGAGTTCAAGGATGCGCGCGTCGAGCCGGCCTACTTCAGCATCCTGCGGTGGAGGATGGACCAGAAGCACGGCCGACGTGCGGCCAAGCGTGTGTCGATGACGCCGGCCAAGATGGGCTCGCCTCGCGGCTCGCGATCCAACTCGCCCTACGCGAGCCCCCCCGAGACGAGTGGAGACATGCGCGGTCGATCTCTGCAGCGCCTTAGCGCATCCTCCCCCCTCGCGAGCCCCATGCGGTCCATGTACGGCAAGGCGCCGCTGAGCAAGGTGACGGAGGAGTTGACGATACAGGACATGCCCACGCCGGAATTGCAGCCGAGCAAGctggtcgaggtcgagacgCCGCGGGACAGCGAAGAGGAGAAGGCCGAGCTCTCGATCCTCGCTCCGCCCGAGCCGGAGGTCCCAAAGGACAAGGAGATGGAGAAGCCCTCGAGCAAGACGAACGGCAAGCAGCCTGCCGCTGTTGATGATTTGATGAAGACGATTGAGATATAG
- a CDS encoding Chitin-binding, domain 3 encodes MSLKTYVISGLATVASAHMKMNNPVPFNKGVLDNAPLNADGSDFPCKVGYKYSYDDSPSNVYAQGSKQQLSFTGSAVHGGGSCQVSVTTDLKPTKNSVWKVIKSIEGGCPAKGQAGNLPANAAADDPYKYDFTIPSKLSSGNYTIAWTWFNKMGNREMYMNCAPMSVTGSAGSSGFLDTLPDMFVANIGNECGTMGSTDLKFPNPGNDLDNFQGSTTGSAMLVAPTGTGCQTGGGSRPQPNYGSPDAGNPLPSNDNAVQPSKPGPGGVFLDMPSSDPTPVPTTSTVGSGSNSTGSHEAGTPCSTEGLWNCIGGTSFQRCASGLWSTTQPVAPGTQCAPGESAAIQITRANSKRSPRRAQRFFA; translated from the coding sequence ATGTCTCTCAAGACGTACGTCATCTCGGGCCTCGCCACCGTTGCCAGCGCCCACATGAAGATGAACAACCCGGTCCCGTTCAACAAGGGTGTCCTTGACAACGCGCCCCTCAACGCCGATGGTTCCGACTTCCCTTGCAAAGTcggctacaagtacagctacgACGACAGCCCGAGCAACGTCTACGCCCAGGGAAGCAAGCAGCAGCTCTCCTTCACCGGCTCGGCCGTCCACGGCGGAGGTTCCTGCCAGGTGTCGGTCACGACCGATCTCAAGCCGACCAAGAACTCGGTTTGGAAGGTCATCAAGTCGATCGAGGGTGGCTGCCCGGCCAAGGGTCAGGCCGGCAACCTGCCGGCgaacgcggcggccgacgaccccTACAAGTACGACTTTACCATCCCCAGCAAGCTTTCCAGCGGCAACTACACCATCGCCTGGACTTGGTTCAACAAGATGGGCAACCGGGAGATGTACATGAACTGCGCGCCCATGAGCGTCACCGGCTCCGCCGGCTCGAGCGGCTTCCTGGACACGCTGCCCGACATGTTCGTCGCCAACATCGGCAACGAATGCGGAACCATGGGGAGCACGGACCTGAAGTTCCCGAACCCGGGCAACGACCTCGACAACTTCCaaggctcgacgacgggatcggccatgctcgtcgcccCGACGGGCACTGGATGCCAGACAGGCGGCGGTAGCCGTCCTCAGCCCAACTACGGGTCACCCGACGCCGGCAACCCCCTTCCCAGCAACGACAACGCCGTCCAGCCGAGCAAGCCCGGCCCGGGCGGCGTCTTCCTGGACATGCCCTCGTCCGACCCTACGCCTGTCCCGACCACCAGCACCGtgggcagcggcagcaaTTCTACCGGCAGCCACGAGGCCGGAACCCCGTGCTCGACCGAGGGCTTGTGGAACTGCATCGGCGGAACATCCTTCCAGCGCTGCGCGTCCGGCTTGTGGTCTACCACTCAGCCGGTGGCCCCCGGCACCCAGTGCGCCCCAGGCgagtcggccgccatccAGATCACGCGTGCCAATTCCAAGCGCAGCCCGCGCCGGGCTCAGCGATTCTTTGCCTAA
- a CDS encoding putative glutamate N-acetyltransferase precursor: MKFTRAYSSSLNGAIPAAKAKYVPVSGTYPIGFTASGILVGVKAGNTTKPDLALVTSDRPCSAAAVFTKNKFQAAPVTFSRKVLESRANAGLRSVIVNSGCANAVTGIGGLEDASEMARTTDQRVGVPDSTIVMSTGVIGQRLPIRKIIDHIPVAYHKAGGSHRHWLDCARAICTTDTFPKLMSRSFALPSSPGIEYRIAGMTKGAGMLAPNMATLLTILATDAPIAPAIMTPLLKHAVDRSFNSITVDGDTSTNDTVALLANGAAGGRELSSPDQSADYEAFQDTLTSFATDLAKYIVRDGEGATKFVTIRVVDAASELSARAIARAIALSPLVKTALYGKDANWGRILCAAGYSLISPPGQPVNDVPEIVPERTNVSFVPTDGSQELKLLVDGEPEEVDEERASEILEAEDLEILVKLGTGDKSTVHYTCDFSHDYVTINGDYRT; encoded by the exons ATGAAGTTCACGCGCGCCTACTCTTCCAGCCTCAACGGCGCCATcccggcggccaaggccaagtaCGTGCCGGTGTCAGGCACGTATCCGATAGGATTTACCGCCTCGGGCATCTTGGTGGGCGTCAAGGCCGGCAACACGACCAAGCCggacctcgccctcgtcacctcgGATCGTCCCTGctcggccgctgccgtcTTCACCAAGAACAAGTTCCAGGCGGCTCCTGTCACCTTCAGCCGAAAGGTGCTCGAGAGCAGGGCCAACGCGGGCCTGCGGAGCGTCATCGTCAACTCGGGCTGCGCCAACGCCGTCACGggcatcggcggcctcgaggatgcGTCCGAGATGGCGCGGACGACGGATCAGAGGGTCGGCGTGCCCGACTCGACCATTGTCATGAGCACCGGCGTCATCGGACAGAG GCTGCCGATCCGCAAGATCATCGACCACATCCCCGTTGCCTACCACAAGGCGGGCGGCTCGCACAGGCACTGGCTCGACTGCGCGAGGGCCATCTGCACGACCGACACCTTCCCCAAGCTCATGTCCCGCTCCTTTgccctgccgtcgtcgcccggcaTCGAGTACCGCATCGCCGGCATGACCAAGGGGGCGGGCATGCTGGCTCCCAACATGGCGACCCTGCTGACCATCCTCGCCACCGACGCGCCCATCGCGCCCGCCATCATGACGCCGCTGCTcaagcacgccgtcgaccggtCCTTCAACTccatcaccgtcgacggcgacacgTCGACCAACGACACCGTGGCCCTCCTGGccaacggcgccgccggcggccgggagCTGTCGTCGCCGGACCAGTCGGCCGACTACGAAGCCTTCCAGGATACCCTGACGTCCTTTGCCACCGACCTCGCCAAGTACATTGTccgggacggcgagggcgccacCAAGTTCGTCACcatccgcgtcgtcgacgccgcctcggaGCTCTCGGCCCGCGCCATCGCCCGCGCCATCGCCCTCTCGCCCCTCGTCAAGACGGCCCTATACGGCAAGGACGCCAACTGGGGCCGCATCctctgcgccgccggctACTCGCTCATCTCGCCGCCGGGACAGCCGGTCAACGACGTGCCCGAGATCGTGCCGGAGCGGACCAACGTCTCCTTTGTCCCGACCGACGGCTCCCAGGAGCTCAAGCTGCTCGTTGACGGCGAGCCcgaggaggtcgacgaggagcgtgCCAGCGAGatcctcgaggccgaagaCCTCGAGATCCTCGTCAAGCTCGGCACGGGTGACAAGAGCACCGTGCACTACACCTGCGACTTCAGCCACGACTACGTCACCATCAACGGCGACTATCGCACTTGA
- a CDS encoding AIG2-like protein, translated as MSGEFTAFFYGTLMAPEVFFSVCYGTTNPPKAFRSLHTFIPAILKDHSRHRVQYADYPAVIAEKGHSVRGILATGLTSANLHKLDEFEGSEYERVKVKVEVLDQQGGKEVVTDVKETSVYIFLVPQDLEKREWDFEEFRREKMGMWTRGDWAYSDGPDEAALKSAA; from the exons ATGAGCGGCGAGTTTACGGCGTTCTTTTATG GGACTCTG ATGGCCCCTGAGGTCTTTTTCAGCGTCTGCTACGGCACCACTAACCCCCCAAAGGCATTCCGCAGCCTTCACACATTCATTCCCGCCATCCTCAAGGACCATAGCCGTCACCGAGTGCAGTATGCCGACTACCCAGCTGTAATCGCGGAGAAGGGACACAGCGTGCGAGGCATTCTCGCAACTGGCCTGACCTCTGCCAACCTTCACAAGCTGGATGAATTTGAGGGGTCAGAATACGAGCGTGTGAAGGTCAAGGTAGAGGTGCTGGACCAGCAAGGAGGCAAGGAGGTTGTTACAGACGTGAAGGAGACGTCGGTTTATATTTTTCTTGTCCCGCAAGACCTAGAGAAGCGCGAGTGGGACTTTGAAGAATTCCGCCGAGAGAAAATGGGCATGTGGACTCGAGGCGACTGGGCGTACAGTGAtg GCCCCGACGAGGCGGCTTTGAAAAGCGCTGCTTGA
- a CDS encoding imidazoleglycerol-phosphate dehydratase, with product MGSNVKVRSAALARDTNETKIQLAINLDGGAFPADTDRELLQGSMAHASQSTGSQTISVDTGIGFLDHMLHALAKHAGWSLALRCKGDLHIDDHHTAEDCCIALGYAFNKALGTLAGVARFGYAYAPLDEALSRAVVDLSNRPYSVVELGLKREWLGKLSCEMVPHCLQSFAQAARLTVHVDCLRGDNDHHRAESAFKALAIALRTAAARVEGKEGEVPSTKGTLSA from the exons ATGGGCTCCAACGTCAAGGTACGATCGGCGGCCCTCGCCCGCGACACCAACGAGACCAAGATCCAGCTGGCcatcaacctcgacggcggtgcctTTCCGGCCGACACGGACCGCGAGCTGCTCCAAGGCTCGATGGCGCACGCCTCGCAGTCGACCGGTTCGCAGACCATCTCGGTCGACACCGGCATCGGTTTCCTCGACCACATGCTCCACGCGCTGGCCAAGCACGCTGGCTGGAGCCTAGCCCTTCGATGCAAGGGCGACCTGCACA TCGACGACCACCACACCGCCGAGGACTGCTGCATCGCCCTCGGCTACGCTTTCAACAAGGCGCTCGGCaccctcgccggcgtggcCCGCTTCGGCTACGCCTACGCGCCGCTCGATGAGGCCCTGTCCCGCGCCGTAGTCGACCTCTCCAACCGTCCCTacagcgtcgtcgagctcggcctgaAGCGCGAGTGGCTCGGCAAGCTGAGCTGCGAGATGGTGCCGCACTGCCTGCAGAGCTTCGCCCAGGCGGCGCGCCTCACGGTCCACGTCGACTGCCTCCGCGGCGACAACGACCATCACCGGGCCGAGAGTGCCTTCAAAGctctcgccatcgccctccGCACCGCCGCGGCGAGGGTTGAGGGTAAGGAGGGCGAGGTGCCGAGCACCAAGGGGACGCTGAGTGCCTAG
- a CDS encoding Sec8 exocyst complex component specific domain protein translates to MSSRYGAPPTRNGNDYGNDYGNDYGNDYGNDYGNDYGNGYGGQGRGGDEYDPYGDGYGNERYGGRPAAAPSRSVPRMTTSRTRTQESSAERQIAQVLNHIRSEWPSLCENNSVPVQLALQLLDSSSVGRAHDYGRFQDTHRYLQDSLKNIVHEHHQGFNSSIGTFHKIQGSIQASQKRVRALKKSLGSAKTSLCTTDPDLKKLSQTSQSYDELLQSLNELDELRAVPDQLEARISEKRFLTAVEVLQNAMRRLRRPELDDIGALNDLRNYLANQETVLMDILVEELHEHLYLKSPYCQDRWQSLAKSQGANADGYGDSSSILPFHIVLETIDVEKSVSEDPTRNPESDTFCYVGLLVEALNKLGKLQNAVETLKQRLPVELFGIVNETINEVDQRHPSSLRGGAGKAEGLLLYGTRQTQMKADVIYDLLWTLYGKFEAIGEGHRMFHEAIKALIRREGAGNNSALLGSFKELWHLYQNEIRSLLHNYVTTDADVYQFDSPHMGGNAAGGKDSTRENLFKFSQADVKSVDIVTEYDALEGIIQATVPGLTGSSRKPVAAAAAVAKKNRAMEESGGGGRRETGQVFGSGKQTNGSHKSLVEPSVFNMSLLLPPTLIFLQRLRTIVPPGSDLASSALTTFLDNFLVNVFQPQLDETLDKLSDAVFGESDCFLQDPAWNQSSSRPIFKGAAAFFGVVTAFCRMLGTIPPDQALSSLIVNQMMRYHDHCLGWYRSLVTKTHGNAEDASNLRASARFAVQPSELHETMTRLWTADELDGDLLEKEVHLLMEQTDEVKLEMNDIIQDRDTISSLCLLYTSMKWLAAKIVGLRHITTQKTDSSSRQTLPRQANRRWALMNDPNKAASDQGPVHLPLTHETVQAFDKIVASYEELAGLALLTLHGEVRCRIVYSLRMALSPELAPYLLDQEVREPDPQILSLNLELVLFDETIVRFLRSKEIAFVRTGLGLLINCYLVGNGSLASPMNEKGCGRMQLNILVLQQNLKNVEEGVDLARAANYFALFEKGPDAIVQKAKDDMEEDEEGAAKEIPGHDKFSYDELKALVELCYSEQLANPERGIASAAKRRMEDKLLGLSEHMWQT, encoded by the exons aTGTCGAGCCGCTACGGCGCACCGCCAACGCGCAACGGCAACGACTACGGCAACGACTACGGCAACGACTATGGCAACGACTACGGCAACGACTACGGCAACGACTACGGCAACGGctacggcggccaaggcagGGGGGGTGACGAATACGACCCGTACGGAGATGGGTACGGCAACGAACGATACGGagggcggccggcggcagcaccatCCAGGAGCGTGCCCCGCATGACGACGTCGCGAACGCGAACGCAGGAGTCGAGTGCCGAAAGGCAGATCGCTCAGGTGCTGAACCACATCCGGTCCGAGTGGCCGTCGTTGTGCGAAAACAACAGCGTGCCCGTCCAGCTGGCCCTGCAGCTTCTCGACTCCagctccgtcggccgcgcgcATGACTACGGCAGGTTCCAGGACACGCACCGGTACCTGCAGGACTCGCTCAAGAACATCGTGCACGAGCACCATCAAGGCTTCAACAGCTCCATCGGCACCTTTCACAAGATCCAGGGCAGCATACAGGCCTCGCAGAAGCGCGTCCGCGCGCTCAAGAAGTCGCTCGGCAGCGCCAAGACGAGCCTCTGCACCACGGATCCGGACCTCAAGAAGCTGTCGCAGACGTCGCAGAGCTacgacgagctgctgcaGAGCCTCAacgagctggacgagctgCGTGCCGTGCCGGACCAGCTCGAGGCCCGGATATCGGAGAAGCGCTTcctgacggccgtcgaggtgctgCAGAACGCGATGCGAAGGCTGAGACGtcccgagctcgacgacatcggAGCCCTCAACGACCTGAGGAACTACCTCGCGAACCAAGAGACGGTGCTGATGGATATCTTGGTCGAGGAGCTTCACGAGCACCTCTATCTCAAGTCTCCCTACTGCCAGGACCGGTGGCAGAGTCTCGCCAAGAGCCAGGGtgccaacgccgacggctaCGGAGATTCTAGCTCCATACTGCCCTTTCACATCGTCCTCGAGACCATCGACGTCGAAAAGTCCGTTTCCGAGGACCCGACGAGAAACCCAGAGTCGGACACGTTCTGCTACGTCGgcttgctcgtcgaggccttgAACAAGCTGGGCAAGCTCCAGAACGCCGTCGAGACGCTCAAGCAGCGTCTCCCGGTCGAGCTCttcggcatcgtcaacgaGACCATCAACGAGGTTGACCAGAGACACCCGAGCTCGCTCAGGGGAGGTGCCGGCAAGGCGGAAGGCCTCCTCCTGTACGGAACCCGGCAGACGCAGATGAAGGCCGACGTCATCTACGACCTGCTGTGGACCTTGTACGGCAAGttcgaggccatcggcgaggGCCACCGAATGTTCCACGAAGCCATCAAGGCCCTCATCCGacgcgagggcgccggcaaCAACAGCGCGCTGCTCGGCAGCTTCAAGGAGCTGTGGCACCTGTACCAGAACGAGATCCGATCCCTGCTGCACAACTACGTCacgaccgacgccgacgtgtATCAGTTCGACTCGCCGCACATGGGCGGCAACGCGGCCGGAGGCAAGGACTCGACGCGTGAGAACCTGTTCAAGTTTTCCCAGGCCGACGTCAAGTCGGTCGACATCGTGACCGAGTACGATGCGCTCGAAGGCATCATCCAAGCCACCGTGCCCGGACTCACCGGAAGCTCCCGGAAaccggtggcggcggcggcggcggtggcgaagaAGAACCGAGCGATggaggagagcggcggcggcggccggcgcgaAACGGGGCAGGTCTTCGGGTCCGGCAAGCAGACGAACGGGTCGCACAAGTCGCTCGTCGAGCCGAGCGTCTTCAACATGAGcctcctgctgccgccgacgctcaTCTTCTTGCAAAGGCTCCGAACCATCGTGCCGCCGGGCTCCGATCTCGCCTCGAGCGCGCTCACCACCTTCCTCGACAACTTCCTCGTCAACGTCTTCCAGCCGCAGCTGGACGAGACGCTCGACAAGCTGAGCGACGCCGTCTTCGGCGAGTCGGATTGCTTCCTGCAGGACCCCGCGTGGAACCAGTCCTCGTCGCGACCCATCTTcaagggcgccgccgccttcttcggcgTCGTGACGGCATTCTGCCGCATGCTCGGCACGATCCCGCCCGACCAAGCGCTGAGCTCCCTCATCGTCAACCAGATGATGCGGTACCACGATCACTGCCTCGGCTGGTACAGATCGCTGGTCACGAAGACGCACGGcaacgccgaggacgcgagCAACCTGCGGGCGTCGGCCCGCTTCGCCGTCCAGCCGAGCGAGCTGCACGAAACGATGACGAGGCTctggacggccgacgagctcgacggcgacctgcTCGAGAAGGAGGTTCACCTGCTCATGGAGCAGACGGACGAGGTGAAGCTGGAAATGAACGACATCATCCAGGACAGGGACACCATCTCGTCACTGTGCCTGCTCTACACGAGCATGAAGTGGCTGGCGGCGAAGATTGTCGGCTTGAGGCACATAACGACGCAGAAGAcggactcgtcgtcgcggcagACTCTTCCGCGACAGGCGAACCGACGGTGGGCGCTCATGAACGACCCGAACAAGGCCGCGTCCGACCAAGGCCCCGTCCACCTGCCGCTGACGCACGAGACGGTCCA GGCTTTCGACAAGATCGTGGCGTCGTACGAGGAGCTCGCGGGCCTGGCGCTGCTGACGCTGCACGGCGAGGTTCGATGCCGCATCGTCTACTCGCTTCGCATGGCCTTGTCGCCCGAGCTGGCGCCGTACCTCCTCGACCAGGAGGTGCGGGAGCCGGACCCGCAGATCCTGAGCCTcaacctcgagctcgtcctgtTCGACGAGACCATCGTGCGCTTCCTGCGCAGCAAGGAGATTGCCTTTGTCCGGACgggcctcggcctgctcatCAACTGCtacctcgtcggcaacggcagccTGGCGTCGCCGATGAACGAGAAGGGCTGCGGCCGGATGCAGCTCAACATTCTCGTGCTGCAGCAGAATCTCAAGAACGTCGAGGAAGGCGTGGACCTCGCGCGCGCGGCAAACTACTTTGCCCTGTTCGAGAAGGGCCCGGACGCCATCGTGCagaaggccaaggacgacatggaggaggacgaggagggagcgGCCAAGGAGATCCCGGGCCACGACAAGTTTTCGTACGATGAGCTCAAGGCCTTGGTGGAGCTCTGCTACAGCGAGCAGCTGGCCAACCCGGAGAGGGGAatcgcgtcggcggcgaagaggaggatggaggacAAGCTTCTGGGGCTCAGCGAGCACATGTGGCAGACGTGA